The Bombus affinis isolate iyBomAffi1 chromosome 15, iyBomAffi1.2, whole genome shotgun sequence DNA segment AATTAGAAGATACTATCAGACGTATGGCAGAAAAATGTTCTAGGTTACATGGTTTTCTAATAATGCATTCTCTTGGAGGTGGTACTGGTTCTGGATTAGGAACAGCTGTTCTAAAGCTACTGGCCAACAATTATCCTACTGTAGAtaggtataaaatatataaatgtctCTTTAAGATTATTTTGATTACAACGAAGAATAATATTTGACGTCATCATTATCattatgatttttattattaccagcGTTATTTTATCAACGTTTTAGTAGTTGTTATTGTTATCATTACAGAGTAGTATCTTGCGTATATCCAATTGTTATGCAAGATGTTGTTACAGCTCCATATAATGTATTGTTGTCAACTCGAGAGCTTATAGATTATGCAACTTGTGTATTTCCTATTGAAAACGAATCCCTTTTGGATATATGCAATGcacaattgaaaataaaaagtaacaCAGATCAGATAAACTATAATATCTCGTGTAAACCATTTCAAGATATGAACAGCATTGTTGCAAATATGCTTCTTCATTTAACAAGGTAATTAGAATAATTTCACAAATTTTTATTCATAACAAATAAATCTTATGAAAATAGCCACATTTCTTAGTGGATCTAGGTTCCCTGGCAATTTAAATATGGATATGAACGAAATAGCGACGAATCTTGTACCGTACCCAAGATTACATTACATATTTAGCAGCGTTAGTCCATTAGCATTATCAGCGCCGACGATGTGCAGTATGCGAGAAACAAAGTACTTATTAGCTTATGATATTATTGTATGAGATTATAAAAACATAATCTATATATGTTCTTTAAGGCTAATAGATGAGATATTTACCAATGCATGGTCACGAAATAATCAATTGATTAAAATAGACCCGCTACGACCAGGTTCTATGATTTTAAGCGCTGCACATATTGCTAGAGGAAACTGCTCTGTAAACGATTTAAAACGAAACATTGAGAGGTAAATATCTCGTGTAATTTGTCAATAATTCACTTTTTTATATGCACTTGGAAATCATTGCaatattatatttgaatttGCAGATTTCGGAAAAAAGTTATGTTCACAGAGTGGAGCAACGAAGCTATGAAAGTAGGTTTGTGTTCTGTACCTCCAGCTGGGCACTCAACTTCTTTGTTGAGTCTTTTGAACTCTTCCTCGATGACAtcgttatttaaaaatataatagaacagttTACTAGACTGTATAGGAGGAAGGTAACGTTGAAACGggcacgtatacatatacaggGTGGACCTTCAGTATCAGAAATGATTTTGAACTAtaaattgttgaaattttaaaaaattatagccGACCATATAACTTttgtaaataaaagaaaataattaaggCGCTCAAAGTTATCGGTCCACCCTGTATATACAAACACAAAACTTATAAAATAAGCTTGTACAGTCATACCGATTATGTTGCAGGCACATGTGTATCACTACACGCAAGTATGCGGTTTTGAAGAAACGCATTTCATTGATAGTAAAGAGGTAATCTCAAACTTAATTATGCAGTACACAGAAGTGCAAAGCCATACTCGGAAGAATATTTCTCGGTTACAGATTGTTTAAATTCTTAGATTAGACAATTTTATCTAACTTGATCTATACATTAACAACATAAACAGAaagcaataaaaatatattaacataGCATATCTATTAGTAACAATGAAATTATGTTTCGTTCATCGAAAATTTACAATTTGCGCGAGTTCATATCCATAGATTTAGAGAAATTCGGAATACTTAGTATGTTGTCTGTGTACTACACATATGTACGTAGCAAAAGCTTCTGAAAGTCGAAAGTCGTTCAAGAACCAATCATCTTTGGATATACCCATATACATAACATTTACTTATATCGATCGATGTTTTTACGAAACAACATTTTAACTAGCTGGTATCTGTGGCAAACCAAATTCGTCCACCAATACGCCATCCTGGAATGAAAAAATTCTTGTTTGAtgcaatttttaaataaaatgtttcCTAATATTTCTACGAACGATAGAATAGAGAGCACGAACCTTATTTCTGACTGAGCTGGTGCCAGGTTCTTTGTCAGGAGCGCTTGGTGCCTTGATCGCATCGTCTAAGAAACTGGTATCTTCGTCGATGGCTAAATCTTCTACGAGACTTTCCAATTCGGCGGCTAGTTCATCCTCGTCTATATCCGGCATGCCGTAACTGCGACCTAACGCTTCTTGAACTTCATCCGCTTGTTCCAACATATCGGACATGTCATCTTGGAGATCCTAAGATGTGCATTAATCTATCGTCGTAAGTtagcgaaaagaaaaaaaaaaaaaaaaaaagaaaggaaaaagatacAATAAACAGGAAGTTGTTCTGAAAATACCTCGATCTGATCTATATTGATATGTTTAAACTCTTTCTGCATTTGTTTAACTCCTTCTTTCATGGCAACTACAGTTGCCTGAGTATCTTTTAGTGTTTGGGTAGCATAATTTGCCTGTTCCATGTTAAAGGCCTGTTGACGCAAGTTGTCCACCTGTGTTTCATACATCTTACGCTGCTTCAAGATGCGTAATGCCTTAACCTTAACCGCATTCTTCGCGGGTCCTTCTCTCATTTTAACCATTTGATCTTTGTATTTCTTCAATTCCGCGTCCAATTTTGCTATCTTTTTCTCCGCAGTATCCGCCCTGCTGTCGACCTATTACAACCATAAACGTTAATTACGTATTATAAACGTACAAATTGTGTAGATAGTAACGTAACCTCTTTAACGATGCAACGAAAACGAATACATACCCCGGCAATACAGTCGGTGAGACTCGGCGGTGGTTCTTTCGTTTTAGGTCGACCAAAAAGTCTGTTCATTTTGGCGAATAAAATAAGGTAAAGGTAAGATACGATTATCTCTTCTTCCTTCTCTCCTTTCCTTTATTATTTCTCTTTCTGTTTCTCGATCGTTACTCGCCTTCGATCGAAACGTCAAGCTGACTGACTCAGCGCAGTCAGCTGCTCCATCTACTGTCACGTAGCACGTTTATCAATGTACTTTAGTTTTGAGCGGGATTTCGGCATTTCTGCTTTTAAggtaaaatataacaaaattcaaACAAGTTATTGGTAAATTTGTATCCATCTATGGCGTCTCCTATCTGTCATCCAATTTTTGGAACagatattataatataacacGTTGTCGAT contains these protein-coding regions:
- the LOC126925162 gene encoding charged multivesicular body protein 5, translating into MNRLFGRPKTKEPPPSLTDCIAGVDSRADTAEKKIAKLDAELKKYKDQMVKMREGPAKNAVKVKALRILKQRKMYETQVDNLRQQAFNMEQANYATQTLKDTQATVVAMKEGVKQMQKEFKHINIDQIEDLQDDMSDMLEQADEVQEALGRSYGMPDIDEDELAAELESLVEDLAIDEDTSFLDDAIKAPSAPDKEPGTSSVRNKDGVLVDEFGLPQIPAS
- the LOC126925176 gene encoding tubulin epsilon chain-like, whose product is MSQFISLQVGQCGNQIGSAFWPLALHEYGIQTTNTGMNLLKTQRGHIKNMSDLSDAFDSFFVIPENIRDLCFKSITDLKRAKVRARAILIDMEDGVIGGLRRGPVRDLFDQASVVTNYPGSANNWAVGYHTYGTEYHDKLEDTIRRMAEKCSRLHGFLIMHSLGGGTGSGLGTAVLKLLANNYPTVDRVVSCVYPIVMQDVVTAPYNVLLSTRELIDYATCVFPIENESLLDICNAQLKIKSNTDQINYNISCKPFQDMNSIVANMLLHLTSGSRFPGNLNMDMNEIATNLVPYPRLHYIFSSVSPLALSAPTMCSMRETKLIDEIFTNAWSRNNQLIKIDPLRPGSMILSAAHIARGNCSVNDLKRNIERFRKKVMFTEWSNEAMKVGLCSVPPAGHSTSLLSLLNSSSMTSLFKNIIEQFTRLYRRKAHVYHYTQVCGFEETHFIDSKEVISNLIMQYTEVQSHTRKNISRLQIV